The Nocardioides sp. S5 genome includes a window with the following:
- a CDS encoding YihY/virulence factor BrkB family protein yields MGAVGSVDAFQRRHPVLGFPLAVVYKYFDDQGPYLAAALTYYAFIAIFPLMLLGTSILGIILRGEPNWQESILDSALAQFPIIGDELGRPEGLQGSFAGVAVGGLAALYGALGLGQALQNTQHVAWSVPRNSRPNPFYARVKTLLLLLTAGLSLLAVTIVSTIASTTDVFTEVIGGGLKALLPVLTVLVVGTGLSYLFRFAATGQHSFWRAAPGGFTLAVLWQLLQLGGAAYVDRVLVNTSSMTSTFGLVLGLIGFLWIGAVMAVLATEINVVLARRLWPRALLTPFTDNVQLTDADREAYALYARMQRHKGFEKVVVRWEPGPSEREPDERSDKPA; encoded by the coding sequence GTGGGAGCCGTGGGGTCAGTCGACGCGTTCCAGCGCCGCCACCCTGTCCTCGGCTTCCCCCTCGCGGTGGTCTACAAGTACTTCGACGACCAGGGTCCCTACCTCGCGGCGGCGCTGACCTACTACGCCTTCATCGCGATCTTCCCGCTGATGCTGCTCGGCACGTCGATCCTCGGCATCATCCTGCGCGGCGAGCCCAACTGGCAGGAGTCCATCCTCGACTCCGCGCTCGCCCAGTTCCCGATCATCGGCGACGAGCTCGGTCGCCCCGAGGGACTCCAGGGTTCGTTCGCCGGTGTCGCGGTCGGTGGGCTTGCCGCCCTCTACGGCGCGCTGGGGCTCGGCCAGGCGCTGCAGAACACCCAGCACGTGGCCTGGTCCGTCCCGCGCAACAGCCGTCCCAACCCGTTCTACGCCCGGGTCAAGACGCTGTTGCTGCTCCTGACCGCCGGCCTGTCGCTGCTCGCCGTCACGATCGTCTCCACCATCGCCAGCACCACCGACGTGTTCACCGAGGTCATCGGCGGCGGCCTCAAGGCCCTGCTCCCGGTGCTGACGGTGCTGGTCGTCGGCACCGGGCTCAGCTACCTGTTCCGCTTCGCCGCGACCGGCCAGCACTCGTTCTGGCGTGCCGCGCCCGGCGGCTTCACCCTCGCGGTGCTGTGGCAGCTGCTCCAGCTCGGCGGCGCCGCCTACGTCGACCGCGTCCTGGTCAACACCTCGTCGATGACCAGCACCTTCGGACTGGTCCTCGGCCTCATCGGCTTCCTCTGGATCGGGGCGGTGATGGCGGTGCTCGCGACCGAGATCAACGTGGTGCTCGCGCGGCGGCTGTGGCCCCGGGCCCTGCTCACGCCCTTCACCGACAACGTGCAGCTCACCGACGCCGACCGCGAGGCGTACGCCCTCTATGCCCGCATGCAGCGCCACAAGGGCTTCGAGAAGGTGGTCGTGCGCTGGGAGCCGGGGCCGTCCGAGCGGGAGCCGGACGAGCGGTCCGACAAGCCGGCGTGA
- a CDS encoding pyridoxamine 5'-phosphate oxidase family protein produces the protein MTTTTHDLSREDCARLLTAGVAGRVAMVTPTGPHIVPVNYAVDGESILLRTSAYSLLGTYGRDALLCFEVDQFDYELKRGWSVVVRGRASFVDDQDELAEIARTWQPRPWAAGQRHLVVRIPWTEITGRQLGGGWDPWEHLPVRRFA, from the coding sequence ATGACCACCACGACCCACGACCTTTCCCGGGAGGACTGTGCGCGTCTGCTCACCGCCGGCGTCGCCGGCCGGGTGGCCATGGTCACGCCCACAGGTCCGCACATCGTCCCGGTGAACTACGCCGTCGACGGCGAGTCGATCCTGCTGCGCACCAGCGCGTACAGCCTGCTCGGGACCTACGGCCGCGACGCGTTGCTGTGCTTCGAGGTCGACCAGTTCGACTACGAGCTCAAGCGCGGCTGGAGCGTCGTGGTGCGCGGTCGGGCCTCGTTCGTCGACGACCAGGACGAGCTCGCGGAGATCGCCCGCACGTGGCAGCCGCGGCCGTGGGCGGCGGGCCAGCGCCACCTCGTCGTACGCATCCCGTGGACCGAGATCACCGGTCGCCAGCTCGGCGGTGGCTGGGACCCGTGGGAGCACCTGCCCGTGCGGCGTTTCGCCTGA
- a CDS encoding response regulator transcription factor has product MPETIRVYLLDDHDVVRQGLRFLLEQQDDIEVVGESASATEATARIPALRPHVAVLDARLPDGSGIEVCRAVRAVDPTINALILTSYDDDEALFAAIMAGASGYVLKEIRSSDLVTAVRHVASGRSLIDPAMTATVLERIRSGPSTPDELASLTDQERILLGHIAEGLTNRQIAEQMFLAEKTVKNYVSSILAKLGLERRTQAAVLASKLLGDQGPSGR; this is encoded by the coding sequence ATGCCCGAAACGATCCGCGTCTACCTCCTCGACGACCACGACGTCGTACGACAGGGGCTCAGGTTCCTGCTCGAGCAGCAGGACGACATCGAGGTGGTCGGTGAGTCCGCCAGCGCCACCGAGGCCACGGCGCGGATCCCCGCGCTCCGACCCCACGTGGCGGTCCTCGACGCCCGCCTGCCCGACGGCTCCGGCATCGAGGTGTGCCGCGCGGTGCGGGCCGTGGACCCGACGATCAACGCCCTCATCCTCACCTCGTACGACGACGACGAGGCGCTCTTCGCCGCGATCATGGCCGGCGCCTCGGGCTACGTCCTCAAGGAGATCCGCAGCTCCGACCTGGTCACCGCGGTGCGCCACGTGGCGTCGGGCAGGTCGCTCATCGACCCCGCGATGACCGCGACCGTCCTCGAGCGGATCCGCAGCGGCCCCAGCACCCCCGACGAGCTGGCATCGCTGACCGACCAGGAGCGGATCCTGCTCGGCCACATCGCCGAGGGCTTGACCAACCGGCAGATCGCCGAGCAGATGTTCCTCGCCGAGAAGACGGTCAAGAACTACGTCTCCAGCATCCTGGCCAAGCTCGGCCTCGAGCGGCGCACCCAGGCAGCGGTGCTGGCCTCCAAGCTGCTGGGGGACCAAGGTCCCTCCGGACGGTGA
- a CDS encoding SGNH/GDSL hydrolase family protein translates to MGATGAARKLASAAALGGGGLSVLGAGLYGVLVAEARFARKVIGVIGDGPPPDATGWYGRGRPGPAIRIALLGDSSAAGYGVERVEETPGAHLASGIAAQAHRRVHLRSFAVVGAMSSALADQVDTAIATHPDLAVVLIGANDVTHTVLPSASVRHLAEGVRRLREEGIHVVVGTCPDLGTIRPIPPPLKQVAREWSRRLAAAQTITVVENGGRTVSLGDVLGPEFEAAPAVLFGPDRFHPSADGYEQLAAVLVPSCLAALDLLPEDEAQPEPLRREGILPVAAAAVRAARTPGTEVDGTEVGGNQRGLRGRWVELRHRRRRPSTDAESPGEHEDEAVQQDA, encoded by the coding sequence GTGGGGGCAACTGGAGCAGCACGCAAGCTGGCGTCGGCCGCCGCCCTGGGCGGGGGCGGACTGTCCGTGCTCGGGGCCGGGCTCTACGGCGTCCTGGTCGCCGAGGCGAGGTTCGCGCGCAAGGTGATCGGCGTGATCGGCGACGGCCCGCCGCCCGACGCGACCGGCTGGTACGGCCGCGGACGCCCCGGCCCGGCCATCCGGATCGCCCTGCTCGGCGACTCCAGCGCGGCCGGCTACGGCGTCGAGCGGGTCGAGGAGACCCCGGGCGCCCACCTGGCCAGCGGCATCGCCGCCCAGGCCCACCGACGGGTCCACCTGCGCTCGTTCGCCGTCGTCGGTGCCATGTCGAGTGCGCTCGCCGACCAGGTCGACACCGCGATCGCGACCCACCCCGACCTCGCCGTCGTGCTCATCGGGGCCAACGACGTCACCCACACCGTGCTGCCCTCCGCGTCCGTGCGCCACCTCGCCGAGGGCGTACGCCGCCTGCGTGAGGAGGGCATCCACGTCGTGGTCGGCACCTGCCCCGACCTCGGCACCATCCGGCCGATCCCACCGCCGCTCAAGCAGGTGGCCCGCGAGTGGTCGCGCCGGCTGGCGGCCGCCCAGACGATCACCGTGGTGGAGAACGGCGGTCGCACGGTCTCCCTCGGCGACGTCCTCGGCCCGGAGTTCGAGGCCGCGCCCGCCGTGCTGTTCGGCCCGGACCGCTTCCACCCCTCGGCCGACGGCTACGAGCAGCTCGCGGCCGTGCTGGTCCCCTCCTGCCTCGCGGCCCTCGACCTGCTCCCCGAGGACGAGGCACAGCCCGAGCCCCTGCGTCGCGAGGGCATCCTCCCCGTGGCGGCTGCGGCCGTGCGCGCCGCGCGTACGCCCGGCACCGAGGTCGACGGCACCGAGGTCGGTGGCAACCAGCGCGGCCTGCGCGGACGCTGGGTCGAGCTGCGCCACCGCCGCCGCCGCCCGTCCACGGACGCGGAGTCCCCGGGCGAGCACGAGGACGAGGCCGTCCAGCAGGACGCCTGA
- a CDS encoding YigZ family protein, translating into MTTYVTVARDATGEVEDRGSRFLCTLRRVAEEDEARALVASLRREHWDARHHCSAFVLGPGGAVQRSSDDGEPAGTAGAPMLDVLRGAGVSDVAAVVTRWFGGTLLGAGGLVRAYGDAVRAALAEAGTLRRALFTELALDLDHADAGRVEGELRSRGVTVLETAYDARVRLLLAAPADEVVRVVEMVAAATGGASVPEPVGERWVDLDAGAS; encoded by the coding sequence GTGACGACCTACGTCACCGTCGCCCGCGACGCGACCGGCGAGGTGGAGGACCGCGGCTCGCGCTTCCTGTGCACGCTGCGCCGCGTCGCCGAGGAGGACGAGGCCCGTGCGCTCGTGGCGTCGCTGCGTCGCGAGCACTGGGACGCCCGCCACCACTGCTCGGCCTTCGTGCTCGGTCCGGGCGGCGCGGTCCAGCGCTCCTCCGACGACGGTGAGCCCGCCGGCACGGCCGGTGCGCCGATGCTCGACGTGCTCCGCGGTGCCGGGGTCAGTGACGTCGCGGCCGTGGTCACCCGGTGGTTCGGCGGGACGCTGCTCGGCGCCGGAGGACTGGTGCGGGCCTACGGGGACGCCGTACGCGCTGCGCTGGCCGAGGCGGGCACGCTGCGACGTGCGCTGTTCACCGAGCTCGCGCTCGACCTCGACCACGCCGACGCCGGGCGGGTGGAGGGCGAGCTGAGGTCGCGGGGCGTGACGGTGCTCGAGACGGCGTACGACGCCCGGGTCCGGCTGCTGCTCGCCGCGCCCGCCGACGAGGTGGTCCGCGTGGTGGAGATGGTCGCCGCCGCCACCGGCGGCGCGTCGGTGCCCGAGCCCGTGGGCGAGCGCTGGGTGGACCTGGACGCAGGCGCTAGCTGA
- a CDS encoding GAF domain-containing sensor histidine kinase has protein sequence MTDHHQTPDLGADGRLLLEAVTAISSDLDLASVLTRIVEAATALTGARYGALGVLGSTGDLVEFVTTGLDERTRALIGDLPRGRGILGVIIDDPSGLRLADLSAHPSSVGFPPNHPPMTSFLGMPVRIRGTVFGNLYLTEKTGDGPFTEADEQLVEELARTAGYVISNARSFALSERRRQWLEASAELSELLQPPVDLPSALDQIVSTARQVSHARAVALWSSRGPEHDTVSVAPDADTDRVEELLARARVVAAPDAGGPVHTSTVDGVPVVVVPLRSHLAPVTALVAVAQPGAGLLDVQDRDLFAGFADQVALSLDRTQALADRQELALISDRERIARDLHDVVIQRLFATGLQLQGVAAMAGDGAVTERLDSSVAELDDTIKAIRGTIFELQDRRGDSLRASVRRLVKEYVPVLGFAPVVRTSGPVDTVVPPAIGTQLLAVLREAISNVARHALADSAQVDVSVTSEQLELRVADDGVGLPEDVTESGLRNARRRAADLGGTLEISRLGERGTVLVWHVPLG, from the coding sequence GTGACGGATCATCACCAGACCCCTGACCTCGGAGCCGACGGCCGCCTGCTGCTGGAGGCCGTCACGGCGATCTCCAGCGACCTCGACCTGGCCAGCGTGCTGACCCGCATCGTCGAAGCGGCCACGGCGCTGACCGGGGCGCGCTACGGCGCCCTCGGCGTGCTGGGCAGCACCGGCGACCTGGTCGAGTTCGTCACCACCGGCCTCGACGAGCGGACCCGCGCGCTGATCGGCGACCTGCCGCGCGGGCGCGGGATCCTGGGCGTCATCATCGACGACCCGTCGGGCCTGCGCCTGGCCGACCTGTCGGCGCACCCCTCGTCGGTCGGCTTCCCGCCGAACCACCCGCCGATGACGTCCTTCCTCGGCATGCCGGTGCGCATCCGCGGCACGGTCTTCGGCAACCTCTACCTCACCGAGAAGACCGGCGACGGTCCGTTCACCGAGGCCGACGAGCAGCTCGTGGAGGAGCTGGCGCGCACCGCCGGCTACGTCATCAGCAACGCCCGATCGTTCGCGCTGAGCGAGCGCCGGCGCCAGTGGCTGGAGGCGTCCGCCGAGCTGTCCGAGCTGCTCCAGCCGCCGGTCGACCTCCCCTCTGCCCTCGACCAGATCGTCTCCACCGCGCGGCAGGTGTCGCACGCACGCGCAGTGGCCCTGTGGTCCTCGCGCGGCCCCGAGCACGACACCGTGAGCGTGGCCCCTGACGCCGACACCGACCGGGTCGAGGAGCTCCTCGCCCGTGCCCGGGTCGTCGCGGCGCCGGACGCCGGCGGTCCGGTGCACACCAGCACCGTCGACGGGGTGCCCGTGGTGGTGGTGCCGCTGCGCTCCCACCTCGCGCCGGTGACCGCACTGGTCGCGGTGGCGCAGCCCGGTGCCGGGCTGCTCGACGTGCAGGACCGCGACCTCTTCGCCGGCTTCGCCGACCAGGTCGCGCTCTCCCTCGACCGCACCCAGGCGCTGGCCGACCGCCAGGAGCTGGCGCTCATCTCCGACCGGGAGCGGATCGCCCGCGACCTGCACGACGTCGTCATCCAGCGGCTGTTCGCGACCGGGCTCCAGCTCCAGGGCGTCGCCGCGATGGCGGGCGACGGCGCCGTCACCGAGCGGCTGGACAGCTCCGTGGCCGAGCTGGACGACACGATCAAGGCGATCCGCGGCACGATCTTCGAGCTCCAGGACCGCCGCGGCGACTCGCTGCGCGCGTCCGTGCGCCGCCTGGTCAAGGAGTACGTCCCGGTGCTGGGCTTCGCGCCGGTCGTGCGCACGTCCGGTCCCGTCGACACCGTCGTGCCGCCTGCCATCGGCACCCAGCTGCTCGCGGTGCTGCGCGAGGCGATCTCCAACGTGGCCCGTCACGCGCTGGCCGACAGCGCCCAGGTGGACGTCTCGGTGACCTCCGAGCAGCTCGAGCTGCGGGTCGCCGACGATGGCGTCGGCCTGCCCGAGGACGTCACCGAGAGCGGGCTGCGCAACGCGCGCCGGCGCGCCGCCGACCTCGGCGGCACGCTGGAGATCTCACGGCTGGGCGAGCGCGGGACCGTCCTGGTCTGGCACGTCCCGCTGGGCTGA
- a CDS encoding sigma 54-interacting transcriptional regulator, with translation MQQTQSDQTQSHQTQPPAASTLGELRASGHQLKPLRQEIRDNLLARLRAGEDPWPGLHGFADSVIPQVERALLAGHDIVLLGERGQGKTRLLRSLVGLLDEWSPVISGSELGEHPYDPISVTSQQAVATYGDDLRVSWRHRDERYAEKLATPDTSVADLIGDVDPMKVAEGRHLGDPETIHFGLIPRSHRGIVAINELPDLAERIQVAMLNVMEERDIQIRGYVLRLPLDVLVVASANPEDYTNRGRIITPLKDRFGAEIRTHYPREIEEEIAVVRQEAELVAEVPAYLLEVLARFTRKLRESQAVDQRSGVSARFAIAGAETIAAAALHRATTQGEDEAVARVVDLETAVDVLGGKIEFETGEEGRETEILTHLLRTAVAETVRAHLAGIDLRLLVDAIEAGAMVSTGARVGARDFLAGLPVLGESELYDEVCDRLGATNDGERAAALELALEGLYLARRIGKDTEAGETVYG, from the coding sequence CTGCAGCAGACCCAGAGTGATCAGACGCAGAGCCACCAGACGCAGCCCCCCGCAGCCAGCACCCTCGGCGAGCTCCGCGCGAGCGGCCACCAGCTGAAGCCGCTGCGCCAGGAGATCCGCGACAACCTCCTCGCGCGCCTGCGGGCCGGCGAGGACCCGTGGCCGGGGCTGCACGGCTTCGCCGACTCGGTGATCCCGCAGGTCGAGCGCGCGCTGCTCGCCGGCCACGACATCGTGCTCCTCGGTGAGCGCGGCCAGGGCAAGACCCGGCTGCTGCGCTCGCTGGTCGGTCTGCTCGACGAGTGGAGCCCGGTCATCTCCGGGTCCGAGCTCGGCGAGCACCCCTACGACCCGATCTCGGTGACGTCGCAGCAGGCCGTGGCGACCTACGGCGACGACCTGCGCGTCTCGTGGCGCCACCGCGACGAGAGGTACGCCGAGAAGCTGGCGACGCCGGACACCTCGGTCGCCGACCTGATCGGCGACGTCGACCCGATGAAGGTCGCGGAGGGGCGCCACCTCGGCGACCCGGAGACCATCCACTTCGGCCTCATCCCGCGCAGCCACCGCGGCATCGTCGCCATCAACGAGCTGCCCGACCTCGCCGAGCGGATCCAGGTCGCGATGCTCAACGTGATGGAGGAGCGCGACATCCAGATCCGCGGCTACGTCCTGCGGCTGCCGCTCGACGTGCTCGTGGTGGCCAGCGCCAACCCGGAGGACTACACCAACCGCGGCCGCATCATCACCCCGCTCAAGGACCGCTTCGGCGCCGAGATCCGCACGCACTACCCGCGCGAGATCGAGGAGGAGATCGCCGTCGTGCGGCAGGAGGCCGAGCTCGTCGCCGAGGTCCCGGCCTACCTGCTCGAGGTGCTGGCCCGCTTCACCCGCAAGCTGCGCGAGTCGCAGGCCGTCGACCAACGCTCCGGCGTCAGCGCCCGGTTCGCGATCGCCGGCGCGGAGACCATCGCGGCGGCGGCGCTGCACCGCGCGACCACCCAGGGCGAGGACGAGGCGGTGGCCCGCGTGGTCGATCTCGAGACCGCGGTCGACGTGCTCGGCGGCAAGATCGAGTTCGAGACCGGCGAGGAAGGTCGCGAGACCGAGATCCTCACCCACCTGCTGCGCACCGCGGTCGCGGAGACCGTCCGCGCACACCTCGCCGGCATCGACCTGCGCCTGCTCGTCGACGCCATCGAGGCCGGCGCGATGGTCAGCACGGGCGCCAGGGTCGGCGCCCGCGACTTCCTCGCCGGCCTGCCGGTGCTGGGGGAGTCCGAGCTCTACGACGAGGTGTGCGACCGGCTCGGTGCCACCAACGACGGCGAGCGTGCGGCCGCCCTGGAGCTCGCGCTCGAGGGGCTCTACCTCGCCCGCAGGATCGGCAAGGACACCGAGGCCGGGGAGACCGTCTATGGCTGA
- a CDS encoding DUF664 domain-containing protein produces the protein MTIERPDPPHSADEVGMLRGFLDHYRATIRLQAAGLDDAQLDQRLAPSDLTLGGMLKHLAFVEDYWFSYNLAGHEPSPPWDTAPWDDDPDWDWHSASGEAHAELDALLAAAIVHSDACLDAVLAEDPDLGRPVARPRDPARGPTVTVRWVLVHMLEEYARHAGHADLVRQSIDGATDV, from the coding sequence ATGACGATCGAGCGGCCCGACCCGCCCCACAGCGCCGACGAGGTCGGGATGCTGCGCGGCTTCCTCGACCACTACCGCGCGACGATCCGGCTCCAGGCAGCGGGCCTGGACGACGCGCAGCTCGACCAGCGGCTCGCGCCGAGCGACCTGACGCTCGGCGGGATGCTCAAGCACCTCGCCTTCGTCGAGGACTACTGGTTCTCCTACAACCTCGCCGGCCACGAGCCGTCCCCGCCGTGGGACACCGCACCCTGGGACGACGACCCGGACTGGGACTGGCACAGCGCGTCGGGTGAGGCCCACGCCGAGCTGGACGCGCTGCTCGCCGCCGCGATCGTGCACTCGGACGCGTGCCTCGACGCGGTGCTGGCCGAGGACCCGGACCTGGGCCGTCCGGTCGCACGACCGCGCGACCCGGCCAGGGGCCCGACCGTCACCGTGCGGTGGGTCCTGGTGCACATGCTCGAGGAGTACGCCCGCCACGCCGGCCACGCGGACCTGGTCCGCCAGTCGATCGACGGCGCGACGGACGTCTGA
- a CDS encoding TSUP family transporter yields the protein MGDLSGEVISFLVLAALVAGFVDAVVGGGGLVQLPALLVGLPGASVVQIAATNKLASFCGTSISAATYVRRIRPDPRTFLPLMGAAFAGSAGGALVASLLPRSAFDPIILAVLVLVGGYVWFRPSVGELTSLRFAGGQHLTVVVLTGLTIGFYDGAIGPGTGSFLVFALVGLLGYNFLEASAKAKLANWATNLAALVVFVPQGAVIWELALPMAAANITGGYLGARLAMARGAKFVRAFFLVVVAGFVVRLGGQLLGWW from the coding sequence GTGGGGGACCTCTCGGGCGAGGTCATCAGCTTCCTGGTCCTCGCGGCCCTGGTGGCTGGCTTCGTCGACGCCGTGGTCGGCGGCGGCGGACTGGTCCAGCTCCCCGCCCTGCTCGTCGGCCTGCCGGGGGCCTCGGTCGTGCAGATCGCGGCCACCAACAAGCTGGCGTCCTTCTGCGGCACGTCGATCAGCGCGGCGACGTACGTCCGGCGCATCCGCCCCGACCCGCGGACGTTCCTGCCGCTGATGGGTGCGGCCTTCGCCGGCTCGGCGGGCGGGGCGCTGGTGGCCTCGCTGCTGCCGCGCAGCGCCTTCGACCCGATCATCCTGGCCGTGCTGGTGCTCGTCGGCGGCTACGTCTGGTTCCGCCCCAGCGTCGGCGAGCTCACCAGCCTGCGCTTCGCCGGCGGCCAGCACCTGACCGTCGTCGTGCTCACCGGCCTGACGATCGGCTTCTACGACGGCGCCATCGGGCCCGGCACCGGCTCGTTCCTCGTCTTCGCCCTCGTCGGCCTGCTCGGTTACAACTTCCTCGAGGCCTCGGCCAAGGCCAAGCTCGCCAACTGGGCGACCAACCTGGCCGCGCTGGTCGTCTTCGTCCCGCAGGGCGCAGTCATCTGGGAGCTGGCCCTGCCGATGGCGGCGGCCAACATCACCGGCGGCTACCTCGGAGCGAGGCTGGCGATGGCGCGCGGCGCGAAGTTCGTCCGCGCGTTCTTCCTCGTCGTCGTCGCCGGCTTCGTGGTGCGGCTCGGCGGGCAGCTGCTCGGCTGGTGGTGA
- a CDS encoding GNAT family N-acetyltransferase: MAESATAGPAVRLRAGTVADIPAFRALGEAVVPVTYGPIDAAYAQRMLDEWWIPEVFEKSLERNTHLVAERDGEVVALANLGRLARSYREFPHVTGDREVMWKLYVHPDHQGLGIGSRLLAEVEALVEGDELWLEVVDGNDQAYDFYLARGFVEVERVSDGRWPDDVWLRKSLERTDR; encoded by the coding sequence ATGGCTGAGTCCGCCACGGCTGGGCCCGCGGTCCGCCTGCGCGCCGGCACGGTCGCGGACATCCCGGCCTTCCGCGCGCTCGGCGAGGCGGTGGTGCCGGTGACCTACGGCCCCATCGACGCGGCGTACGCCCAGCGGATGCTCGACGAGTGGTGGATCCCCGAGGTCTTCGAGAAGTCCCTGGAGCGCAACACCCACCTCGTCGCCGAGCGCGACGGCGAGGTCGTCGCGCTGGCCAACCTCGGCCGCCTCGCTCGTTCGTACCGCGAGTTCCCGCACGTGACCGGCGACCGCGAGGTGATGTGGAAGCTCTACGTCCACCCCGACCACCAGGGTCTGGGCATCGGCAGCCGCCTGCTCGCCGAAGTCGAGGCGCTCGTCGAGGGCGACGAGCTGTGGCTCGAGGTCGTCGACGGCAACGACCAGGCGTACGACTTCTACCTCGCCCGCGGCTTCGTCGAGGTCGAGCGGGTCAGCGACGGCCGCTGGCCCGACGACGTCTGGCTCCGCAAGAGCCTGGAGCGGACCGACCGATGA
- a CDS encoding cystathionine beta-synthase — translation MQYANSVLDLIGNTPLVRLSRTLDLAEGGDATAVGGPLVLAKVEYLNPGGSVKDRIATRMIEAAEASGALQPGGTIVEPTSGNTGVGLAMVAQQKGYKCVFVCPDKVSVDKRNVLKAYGAEVVVCPTAVAPEHPDSYYNVSDRLASAPGAWKPDQYSNPHNPRSHYETTGPEIWEQTEGRITHFVCGMGTGGTISGVGRYLKEKNPDIQVIGADPAGSVYSGGTGRPYLVEGVGEDFWPDTYDRGVADRVIEVSDADSFAFTRRLAREEALLVGGSCGMAAWAARQVAQELAGTPEGESAVIVVLLPDSGRGYLTKIFNDEWLAQYGFATGAGGDSRTVGEVLRGKSGQLPDLVHTHPGETIAEAVHILQEYGVSQMPVVRAEPPIVAAEVAGSVSERTLLDALFTGTAKMTDQVEDHMSAPLPTVGSTESAADAVSLLEKADAVLVHEDGKPIGVLTRQDLLTFVAAS, via the coding sequence GTGCAGTACGCGAACTCCGTCCTCGACCTCATCGGCAACACCCCGCTGGTCCGGCTCAGCCGCACCCTCGACCTCGCAGAGGGGGGTGACGCGACCGCCGTGGGAGGCCCGCTGGTGCTCGCCAAGGTCGAGTACCTCAACCCCGGCGGGTCGGTGAAGGACCGCATCGCGACGCGGATGATCGAGGCGGCCGAGGCCTCGGGCGCGCTCCAGCCCGGCGGCACGATCGTCGAGCCCACCTCCGGCAACACCGGTGTCGGCCTGGCGATGGTGGCGCAGCAGAAGGGCTACAAGTGCGTCTTCGTCTGCCCCGACAAGGTCAGCGTCGACAAGCGCAACGTCCTCAAGGCCTACGGCGCCGAGGTCGTGGTCTGCCCGACCGCCGTCGCGCCGGAGCACCCGGACTCCTACTACAACGTCAGCGACCGGCTCGCCTCTGCGCCCGGAGCCTGGAAGCCCGACCAGTACTCCAACCCGCACAACCCGCGCTCGCACTACGAGACCACCGGCCCGGAGATCTGGGAGCAGACCGAGGGGCGCATCACCCACTTCGTGTGCGGGATGGGCACCGGCGGCACGATCAGCGGCGTCGGTCGCTACCTCAAGGAGAAGAACCCCGACATCCAGGTGATCGGCGCCGACCCGGCTGGCTCGGTCTACTCCGGTGGCACCGGTCGCCCCTACCTCGTCGAGGGCGTGGGCGAGGACTTCTGGCCCGACACCTACGACCGTGGGGTCGCGGACCGCGTCATCGAGGTCTCCGACGCCGACTCCTTCGCGTTCACCCGCCGCCTGGCCCGTGAGGAGGCGCTGCTCGTGGGTGGCTCGTGCGGCATGGCCGCCTGGGCCGCGCGCCAGGTGGCGCAGGAGCTCGCCGGCACCCCGGAGGGCGAGTCCGCGGTCATCGTGGTGCTGCTGCCCGACTCGGGCCGCGGCTACCTCACCAAGATCTTCAACGACGAGTGGCTCGCGCAGTACGGCTTCGCCACCGGCGCCGGCGGCGACTCGCGCACCGTCGGCGAGGTGCTGCGCGGCAAGTCCGGCCAGCTGCCCGACCTGGTGCACACGCACCCCGGCGAGACCATCGCCGAGGCGGTCCACATCCTGCAGGAGTACGGCGTCTCGCAGATGCCCGTCGTGCGCGCCGAGCCGCCGATCGTGGCCGCCGAGGTCGCCGGGTCGGTGTCCGAGCGGACGTTGCTCGACGCGCTGTTCACCGGCACCGCCAAGATGACCGACCAGGTGGAGGACCACATGTCCGCGCCCCTGCCGACCGTCGGCTCGACCGAGTCGGCCGCCGACGCCGTCTCCCTGCTGGAGAAGGCCGACGCCGTCCTGGTCCACGAGGACGGCAAGCCCATCGGGGTGCTCACCCGCCAGGACCTCCTCACCTTCGTGGCGGCGTCGTGA
- a CDS encoding YchJ family metal-binding protein → MLTTPCPCGTGEAYDACCGPLLANTSQASSPEQLMRSRYTANICNDADHLFRTWHPRTRPDDVTPDPATRWTGLRVLAAEGDTVEFVASFDGGSMHEVSRFEQRAGRWVYVDGEVS, encoded by the coding sequence GTGCTGACCACCCCCTGTCCGTGCGGCACCGGCGAGGCGTACGACGCCTGCTGCGGACCGCTGCTGGCCAACACCTCGCAGGCGAGCTCTCCCGAGCAGCTGATGCGCTCGCGCTACACCGCCAACATCTGCAACGACGCCGACCACCTCTTCCGGACCTGGCACCCGCGCACCCGCCCCGACGACGTCACGCCCGATCCCGCGACGAGGTGGACCGGGCTCCGGGTCCTCGCCGCCGAGGGCGACACGGTGGAGTTCGTCGCGTCCTTCGACGGCGGCTCGATGCACGAGGTGAGCCGGTTCGAGCAGCGCGCCGGCCGGTGGGTCTACGTCGACGGCGAGGTCAGCTAG